The Eupeodes corollae chromosome X, idEupCoro1.1, whole genome shotgun sequence DNA window AGTTATATtgacttttaaaacaatatttattttaaagaaatgttatgCTTCAATCAATGCACCACAAATTGCagctatttttcaattattctaaaagattaTATATATTAACATTATATATAGTCTTCTTAATGATTAAATAATTCatgaataaaaaacacaaagtGGTCCTATTGTGTTGCCCGTCACTGTAATAATGCATTGGTGGaaaattttttggttaaataataaataaaaacttcctaataaaaattaatgcaacataggaaaatgtatacattttcaaacttaaaatgtctCTTAAACCTCAATCGCCATGGGTATCTTGTATCATATCCTAGCAAGCGGACAACAGAACTGAAACTTATTGCTTCTTGCTCTTATTTTGCAATAAACAATGACAAGTTTCAAACTTGGTGATTAAGGAAGAACATCAcataaactaaattatttatattttaaaatatatttaccaTGCACAGCCAGCCAATCGTTCATGTTCTCGCCTTCCGGCAAACGCACCACCTGACGCAAATTAATGCCAGACTGAAGACTTGCCTGTGCCTGCTTATGCAAAGAATATCGAATTGTACCGGTTGAAAAGCGTTTTTTCGGCCTAAATGTCTAGTACaagataaaattcaatgatttgatGATTTCGTATGTTTTAGGGTAAATAGTGTATATTAACCTTTCCTTTTTGAAAGAATTCAAGAAATCCGTTTAGAGCCATTCTTTCTTTCTGAAATAATTgtgtgtaatttttgtttaataatttttatagattGAGTAAATATGGAAGCACAGAATTAGTGTTGCATAGATGGATGATGAGTTTATttcaatggttttatttttggtcaagtgaattattattatgcgtttatttatttatacaaaaatgcatttatttgttatgaattgAAGCGCCACTTAAATTTATATggaatcaaaatattaaaactgtaGTACTTTCACATTATTTCGACgcattgtaatgttttttttttaattttattattatttagtgaataattgaaaattatttattgcttatattttctttatgtgAGCCCGTCGTTTCGTTTGctttaacaaatacaaaacttagTTGAAGGAAGAAGAAATAAGATTAAACAACTGTAATGTCTTAtgcatattaaaatattaaatttgccCTCAGAATGGAATATAGTGTTTTTGATAAGAAGCTGTCAAAATTCAGGGcaggtgtttttcttttaacaggGTGTCTACACTATACATGATTTAAATTCTGTCTGCTTTTGTTTGGTGAGAAAATGTTGAcatgaaatttaaaagataCCTGTTTTACTTTTTGGGTTGGCTGATAAATTTATAAGTTTCCTTTAAGTAAGATTAAAATGTTTCACGGATTTGACCAATGAAATAACCCATGcagaagaaataataaatcagATGTCTTAACATAATTTTCACTGCCTCACTAGCACAAAATGTATGTAATAAGTTGTTTGCATTAAATGTAAAGCTAACATTGGTTTTCCTTTTTATCATTGGAAACAAACATTCGAACTTTTTTAGACAGGTCATtaagctatcattaaaaatttgctATCCTTAttgaaatccaaaaacaaatttttactgacagaaatctgtcattagaactgtgtgaaattggaacacaaatcactggaacgattcgtttcactcttgaacataaaagtataagctgttcaggaaaatgatttTAGGTCCggataattaaaaaatacatttttagagaaaaataaatgtgcaattacactttttttctcaacaaaattcCTTGCGTGATTTCAGATCGatcagtttataatttttatttctaatcaaaggcaAACACCGTCacatatcgattcaaaaaaattttcggatcgatttcaatgatagctataaatggCACCTAAACATTTTCCGGTGGATTACAATcagaaattcattttcaatgcTTCAATATAAGcagatttttaaattcatcgtcaaaaacaatattttgttttttaaaagcccGCTGGAATTTTTATCTCTAACCTCTCTAAAACAGAAGTGAAAAGTTCagaaggtttaaaattttactttttcactaaataaaactaaactaaactagtTGAATGATATATGATGCCTctcaaatataatattttttatgaacacgccttttttttaaacataggtTCAAGGCACTATTACAACAACTTGATCCCAAAAATATATGAATCTACAACGGTTTACAAaagtttacttttaatttaaaaaataaattattattgcaaGACATAATCTTACAAGTCCCAAATTCGTTCGCCAAACACCCAGAAAATTAACGGATCGTTTTACCAAACGCTTGTCTAGGACCAATCGCTACCTTAGGGTGTATACTTTTTAAGGATAAAATCCTCTCAATTTAGCTTATAGGCCGAAAAAGAGTAAAGCCATTTAGTCGGGACTGCTTTTAGTTCTACACGAATGATTCCACAACTACTCTGTGCATTTATTCTGTCAGTTGGACATATGtcctttatataaaaatgtatccgAATACATTTGGGGAAATgtgcaaatatatttatttatgtccattaattaaaaagaaagcattagatttaaataaatatatgtatgaggttaactaaacaaaaattgctcATATATTTAacgaatatttaatttatattttttattgtgttaagtgcaaatcatttttgaaataagtatcCATATCTAAACAAatggtttttcattttcaagtcagcactttatatttttacgcttatatttattatttgacaGTCACACTTGAAAGATAGAAAGGTTTCcttagaaattaaaattgtagagATAAATTATGTCTTTTCCCGATCGTCGTAGTTACCCTGAGCCTCCACAAGGGAAAAATCCAATCCAACTTCTCTTCTCATTCCAGCAATCTCATCCGCAatccagtgtttttttttaatgggcatattatgtcttgccatgagcaacctgaaatgtcacatttgacacAACGGTTAATCTGTTGTTTACTTATTTGTTGATTTACCTTTTTTGTCGGTAGATGTtgtctttttacaaaataaaattaaaacaaattacataAAAAATGCCTTTGAGAAGtagtaaacaacaacaatatatgaaattaaatatatttccattttctttaattagttttacttacttacgttcaccactacatacaacaaaaacgtcaaatttgatgacaggattttgatctactcaaaaaattcaaactgcGATGACCAGATCATGAGCTGGATGTTGGATTGTTTGCTCTTTGCTCTTAAAGAGTtgaaattagaatttttatgattcgatTTCGCAAGTATTCTATATCCCACACGCACAAATGAGGAAAAGAATTGCAAATCTTATTTATGTAGTTGCTTGATGTGAATGAATAGTTAATATTGTCTGCGAAAATTTTTAGAAGTCTTAGAAATAAATCAGGCTAAGTATATTCTTCATAAATAGTCTTCTTATTTGAGtacatttttaacataatttcttttataaaataaccaattTAGATGAAAGTAAGCAAAGAGTTTTACCCTAAGCTGCTCCGTTTTAAAAGGATCGTAACCAGAACGAAAACGTTATATTAGTGAAACTAATCGTGAGCAGGGTGTCTTCCCACATTTATATTCGCTGATTAGATTTGTAAACgtcaaaaatacatataaagtgTTTTTGGTTAAAGTAAGTTGTTGTGTAGCCTATGTTATGTATTAAAttcattatcatttttatttttgtttaacttggaAAATAATGTGGGCTTCCAAGTTGGGTTTCCTATGGAATAATAAACTGTCATGCAAAATAATTACCACCAATTGTAAAAGTAATCTTTTCACTTCTTCAAAATGCAATGCTGGGCACTCAAAATGGGCAAATATAAGGCacataaaagctttgaaagatGGACAAAAATCGGCATTGTTCACAAAATATGCACGACAAATCCGACTTGCTATCCAAGGTACTCTCCAGCATTGTTTTTATCTTAATTCAActtatataacttaaaattgcaatggtttttcctttttctataGACGGTGGATCATCTGATCCTGCTCTTAACGTTCAATTGAGAAATGTGATGGACGATGCTTTGCGGAAAAATATGCCTATGGCAACTATTcagaattgtattaaaaaaacgaCGGCAAGTAAAACACTcctgaaaaaatatttcctctGCTGGCGTTTTCGACACAAAGTCTTTGCCATATGTGCGCTCTATACTGATAACTTTCCTCAGTTGAAAATGGATTTGGCTGCTGTTCTGCGAAAATCTGGGTAAGAAGGAAGAGAAATCAGTTAAGAATATCATAGTTTGTATGGagacatttttaattagaaCAGTTTATATTGAGGGACAACATATGTTTGATGAGGTTGGTATCATTGAAGCTATTGCCAATCAAGATAGTATATCCAAAAGCAAATCCCTGGAAGAATTTGAACAGATCTGCACCGAAGATGCCATTGAATGTGGAGTAGAAGAAGTGGAAGTGCTTGATGAAACTAAGGGCACAGttaatgtacattttttaataagctaCAGTAAGAAGACATGATTTTTAAGCtaatttttctagtttttttgcGATCCTGTCCAGTTGACTACAATATCTCAAGTATTGAAAGAGCGAGGGTACTTAGTAGAAAATGCTGAACATTTATTTGTTCCAAAGGTAAGTGTAGTGATGGATTTTACCACTCAAGTTCTGGGTATTGATTTTGTGTACGTTCTTTCAGACAACGGTTGAACTCTCAGAAGACGAATTTAATGCGTACCAGAACTTCTTAACTAAAGTCCGAGAATTTTCTGGCGTAGAAGAAATTTATGATaatgttaaagtttgaaaaaagaaataaatacaatattttaccatttttgacAAAGGGTAAATAACTTTATAATGCTGTTGGAATTGATgcttttctaatttattttaattgcatcCGTACATACTAAATCAACCTGGTTTCGGTGCGTAGGAAACACTTTTAAGAGCTTTAAATACACTATGTTGAAACGTTGTGTTATCAACAAGTTACCTCAATTGTTGCACCTCCACCCTAAAAATTCAGCCCTATCACGAACAAAATTCCACCGGCATTTTTTCCCATTTTGGGAAAGTTGCTATCGTGAATGATCTTCGAAAAGAGGGAAAATATTTCTTGGGAGATTCCCGATGGCAAACTTTTTTTCCCGGGTAGCATTTTATTTCCGGGGAAAAAAAGTTCCCTTTATATTGACGATAGGGCTGTGTATATATATCACGCTTGACGGACCCTGTATGCTtcgtaaatgtttatttttactaaattaatgGAATGGAATGGCCTAATGGTTAGCgcgttgcactgtcatgcgatagGTCTagagttcgatccctgcctgtgccacctaaaaaagttttattcacgggtactgctacttgcgaggaattggaaaattctccaagagtaattcttgttatgaaaaagtgctttctcaaaattagccgttcggattcggcatatacaTAAACTGAAGgtaccctccatccctgcagttgctcgcacacaggaatggttgagagttgtaagtcgctaggactcggttctctacggactgttgcgccatctaatttatttggaatgaaataaaagtgcagtttttctttttattttattaaaaacattgaagaaaagcaatgacaaaaattacacaaCAGTTTTTGTCATTTCCTTtctgcaattaaaaataaagcgaaTTGATAAAAACAGTTCCGGATCCTCTGTAATaggtttctttaatttttaactaatttacTCCGGTTTCGTTAGTTTTCGTTTACACTGAAATTTGTGGTAGAGacgattttcaattaaataagctttgtatttcttataaaattcttgaaatatcgaatcataaacaaatttttgattggAAAAGTGAAACATACGtacacaaaattgtatttatataacTGAGAAACGGAAATCTCTGGAGTCTTAGAAATTAAAACTAGCttaatgaattttttcaaagtgaTTTTTGACACTTATAGAaccgtaaaaaaaaataaaaattgacatttggattctgcaatatataaatataatatacttaaccgaaagtaagctaatgtcaaaaccgaacgaaaagttatcaaaagttatcgtcaaaacaaaaagtaaccataatggattcaagtaacttaagcaaatttgacattccgttaagctcgagccatttaaatgcctcttgcgtaattgcacgaaagttagcgaaatttaacgaaactgagcagaacgtctgTTATGGTTGGTcacatataaggctgcgtattggttcgttcccttaagctggcttaagctcggttaagtctattatagttgggccttaagttgCCTAGTGGCAGTAGGATATCCAGTGCAATTTCGTTTGGTACTTTTCAGCTTAACGAACTGAACTGAACATTGGAGAACTGTAGTTATAGAACTTCCAATCTGTCTAGTTCATACAACACGAAAAAATGTGATCAGAGTCCAATTGGAATGGGTCGAAACAGTTTTGACCCAATGGGCTTTGTCGTGCATTGCATGTACAGCATTAAATTACAGCTGGACTCAAAACTGGCCAAATGAatattttgacgtttataaATGAAGACTAAAGATTTACAAATAAAAGATAGATAGGTTTCACTCAAAAACTCTCTATACGAATTCCGAAAGTACTCCATTTACTAAGAAAGacatctttcgtacgtttcaatTCGCAAAACGGCAAAACCCGTTTGATTACATTactgtatttgtaattttgacaatcaaTCCATGAATAGAtctaaaaaccaacaacaaaacgaTACGGTGGGCcagcggcactttgcaaagtAACAACAAAACGGGAaggtgaataattttttttttaatttttctctacacttttttcgatgaaaaagtaagttctttaattttgcagtcattttgttgataatgaACCAATGTGCATTTTCGTCTTGAAAACCATGTTTAACATcagtttattataattaattaattataataatcacCATGAAAtgcaaaagatttcaaaattcacCTCGTAgtattgtatcaaagatgcgttcaAAGAATTACCAAACTAAGACCgcgagcgcaatttattgaattgtactaaacttttgttaatgaacggctgaaatattttctttgcaaaaaattaaaatctgtatcaaattaattaatccaagtatatttatagttcgttttctaaaatttaagctttcaactgttttccaattttatctagattaataaataataaatttagtttagtttatttcatcaaacagAGTATAACTTTTGCAGACTACTTTCAaaagttaatataataattcaattaaatataattatatgtacaaaaataataataaataataatggtagcaatagataatttttaattacaaatcaAATTGCGATAACAAagcaaacataacattttttttaaaaacatctcttgaaatattagaaaaaatatctataacctCAACAACAGAATTCGTTTCTCTTATACAACGTGCAAACGGTTCGTTTCTactactaatttaaaaaaagaattatcgtcataaagagtgtttttggttttgtctACAAGCTGCAATGTCGATTTGTACACCACATGCTAATATCAATTAAATACGAATTTATCAGAAGTTAATGGCAAACTGAAGATCTAGGTTTActaaatttttctttagacgAACGCAATATTTAGATCAGTCcagaacaaatttaaatctttcttaATTATTAAATGAACAGCAAAAGAGGAAATGAATACGAATGGTTGATAACAATCACATAGAAGTGTACTTATGAATGCATGTAGAGTTgagacaaattaattttatttttcttaatacatGTAGATTTTGTTGATTATGAAGCATTTTAGAGAACGTGCATATATTTTGCAATAATTCAGTTAAAAGTTTGCGTAAGAGAATATAATAGACAACGCGGTCAAATGCCTTAGCAAAATCAGTAGAAATTATATCGGTTAAGataagattcaaaattataCACAATATAATGCGCCATCAATGTAAGATTAGTGGATGTAGGTCTACCGGATATAAAAGCGCGTTGgaaataagatacaaaatcttttaattgaaaatcagCCTTGTCACAAATTATTTTGCCTATGGAACTCCTTGCCTGCTAACCTGAGAGGGATACACAGCAGCACTCGTTTTGAGAACTCTTTAAAGAACTTATACaaatgctgaaaatgtttccaaaataaaaatcactttgtcttagaatttaaaaatgcatgttatttaatttttcatcatgatcatttatctaaaataaattttctcttaacttcaagcaaattgtaaatttagcataataatttgattcctctttttaatttgataaaatttaaatctgaacataataagtattaaaaataagactctatgttttaaaatgcttaatgataataaataaatacaaaaaatacaaataactaAGGAGGACCAGATATTTTGAATATTGGTCTATAATTAGTTATTTCTTATTCAAATCCAcgtttaaaaattggtactattATATAAAGTTTCCAACAATCTAGAAATTCGCTATATTTTGGTTTACAATATAATAACAACAAAGCTATAGCTTAGAACTGATGTTTTCATTGAGAAAAGTAaccacaaaattcttaaaatatcgaCATTCAAGGACTAAAAACTCACTTGGcagtgaaaacaaattttattcacCTCACAAATGCCGCTACCACAGCGCATCATTTCGGTGGCTTTGATTTTCTCTTCTATTCAtggtcaaaatgtcaaaatcaacagactttggagagtgaaacgtacgaaagctTCCCATCTTAGTAATTGAGTATTTTTGGTGTGAAGAGACACGCGACAGAcatatgttttgtatttgacacttaaaatatgtatatgaatagCCAGTATAATTGTTTTGGAGGTAAGATTTTAGTAGTGCTCTTGCGGAGGCGTAGtaattattatttccttttttctctAGGGCtcacaaattataattaattcccGGCTTTGTGAGAGGGAGctgtttgtgttttatatttaatttcaattgataAATTGAGATAATGGGTGCAAACCAATCATCAGCTGAAACTCGTAGTGTTTCCATGGATAACCCAACACCAGCAGGTGTAATAGATGTATCCGATGAGGTTGTGCAACGACTCAAGTTGGGAATAAGCAGAGGTAAGTGAACAGCTGAGTTGGTGGCGACTCTATGAGTTAAAGTCAACACACAACGAGAATCACAATAATCTGTTATGCAACACTCTTgcttttagtttaattttattcatacaagaaattaattaatattttctgcaAACAACTAAAAATCAACTTCTAATTCTCATGAAGGAAATGAAAAAGTCATTTTAATGCAATCAAAAGACGCTTCCAATAAGCTGTCAATAAGTTCCTTGATTCATTTGCAGATCATATAGtgtgtttttaatttcctctttgattcaattttttgtcgtgtggattttgtgtatttttattttgtaaatatgatTACATGTGTGGAACGGTTAAAATATCAACAATCGATTTGCATTTGTGATTGGAAAaagacgctacaaaagtagaacaatctatttaactaaaaataacgaAGAAACAACAATTTGTCGAGAAAGGGTGCAAAACTCAATACATACTTTAGTTCGATTTTTTAGtcactaaacatttttttttaattcggaaaaatattgcaaatataTTCACGATATGGTtgcattaaacaaaattgtataatacCATTCCGGAATATTTTTCAACATGAGAAAGAACTATGGCCACCCCTCTCCTCATCagaattaaaagaaatgtgACTTCCTTGGTAAACTGCACTTAAAGACATGAACAAATAGTTGATGTACAAAAGATTTCAAGTTCattaacatatttatttatgaatgcaATGAAACtaattaattcaataataaattaagatCTTTCAGACTACAGAATATAAAGAGGAATGCCAAATTTACTATGAAGTGAAAAGTGACGTAggacccgtggcgtgatggtttgTGCTTGAAACTGTCATGCctgaagtcttgggttcaatccctgccctTGCCATCTAAGGGGTTTCTTTTTCCACGACCTCTTAAAAGgaattctcaaattagcagttcggattcggcttagaaatagatcccctccatccctgataacattactttacacaggaatggttgagagttgtaagtcactgggccctagttctcaacaggctgttgctccacctaatttttttttttaaatgcgacGTTGAGtggcaaacattttaaaattgttcatgGAAAATCTGAGATATTTAAACTTGAAATTCgctatagtaaaaaaagcaTTTCCATTATAGTATCGACATACAAAAGGTAGTAAAATAATGTTGATATTTAATGAAAGGTCTATCATTAAATGTATATAAGAAGCGCGCTCTACGAAAAAGTCTGTATGAGCTAAAAACATTATATGGGGATATGAATCCTTCGCATATTCACCCCCAGAAACCCAATTGCTTACATTCATTTTAACAGCTTCTGCAATGAAATAATCAAACATCTACCACCAATATAAAGCTGTATAAACGATTTAGCCAATTGGCTCTGAGCCACTTTGACCTGGTACAAATGGAAACGGTCCGAATATGTCCAGCATTCAGGGCAGAGTCATAGCCATTTTGTGagattgattatttttatatttttcacaagcaaaaataagtcaaataaaataacatacaaaagaCTTGTatgtaataaattgaaaatgttcattcaTTCGTTTAGACCAACCATactcaaccttttttttaacggGCCACATTgtattagtacccgtggcatgatggttagtgcgttggactgtcatgccagaggtcttgggttcgatctctgcctatgccatctaaagtttctttcacggttactgcctcttgcgagcaattgccaaattctccaagagtaattcttttcataaaaaagttttttcttaaatttgcccTTCGgaatcggctttaaactgtcccctccatccctgacagcagtactcgcacacaggaacggttgagagttgtaagtcactaggccctagttctcaacggactgttgcgtcatccaatttatttcatttacatGGATAACTTTGTAACGCTACCCCGGgccacaatattttttttatcgatttatcaatttaatttgcatacatgcatacattatgtatttatttatttattgaaaatattttatgtgatttttaaaattgagaacacattttcaaaactttatttagatCTGGCTTGTTGCTGAGTGCCAACCTAATGACATCATCTGGTTGGGAGTCCGTAAGTTTGTAcggtaaatattttttgcatatttcatTCTGGAAAACGAAGATTCGCAAACAAATGTAGATCCAAATAATGTCAGCAGAATCTGTGAACATCTTTGGACGATTGCATATTTTTCGGGGACGACGCTCCAAAATTCTAAGTATTTCCCTTTTTTCCTTAAGCAGAGCTTCGAGATTTGAATCgtttttaaaatcgatgaactcATCAAAAAACTTTGCCTGATCTTGATTTTAAACAGAAGCCACTTGTGAGATAGCCACTGTTTCCAGATGCCACGGGTTTTCTACAAGcgttaagcattttttttaatttttctgatatcatgaaaccttttttcaaattcttttgacagtgctgttaaaattcaatattgtcTTCAGAGATGTCGATGAGGTCCATTGTAGCTATACCATTGTAGGAAAATATTGTAGCTGTGTACTTCttatttcttcatgaaaaatatttagcttgtctttaaaagcaaacattttacttgcCATCTgtgaaattatgttattttgtcCTTGTAAATTTCGATTGAGGCTATTAAGTTGTCCTGTGATTTAGCATAAAAATGCTAAAAGACATCACCATTGATCATCTTCCAATTCAGTGCTGGAATCGAAAGCCAAGCTAAAAAACATACAGATTCTtaagttttctattaaatttgtaCGAATATATTTGGAAATGTCTTCATTACGTTCCACACATGTTGAATCAGACAGCtgtagttttttgtttcaaaaaatatttgttttttggtgCTAAATTTATCAAACAGTATTCAGTATATCGGCAGCACTTACGAAACATTCTTTGACAATTTCTGCATCTATGAACGGTTTCATGTGCTTACCAAGAGTATAGCAAATTTCGTAAGATGCCTTAGTTACTACAGAGTGTTGAGATAATGCCACGGACATAACATTTAGTTGCTGttgtaataaaaaatttaatttcccaCTACTTAATTGTGTTCCAGGAGGATAAGTTTCGTTGAAAGGTTTGTGTTTTGTCTTAAAATGACGACcaatattatacttttttaaaataacctttTCACGGCATATTAAACAGGTAGCAGCGTTGTTTTTGCTTGGCACAACAAAATATTCTGTTTCCCATTCGTCTATTAGATATATCATCAGATATATTTCGTTTTAGTTTCGTTTAAGAATTTATAAGCTCGAGGGCCGCAAATATTGACCTAAACTGTTTGGTCACATTATAAAAGTTGTAAACAGAAACACAtggcaagatttgaatttttgtatgagtTAGGCTGAGATGGTAACGTTGTTGTTAGGTGGCGGGATAAAATTGAAGGAACAGGTAGAACTACTCGCTCGTTAAATCTCCACACATAAGGGAGACCTGGCTCGACcttgttgattttttaacttGTCGAAAACCCAAATGAAACGGCAACCACCTCAGTTTCTCCACACACATTAGATTAAGGATCGGCTCTGGTACTTCTGGATCTTTGGCTTTGTCGTGTATAACTAGCTTAAATTCAAGGACAATatctgtttttaatattttaatggaGGCTTTATACCGTATCAAGCTTTAAATAATTATTCcacttaaatcttaaaaatattatacaaaatatcacacgtatatattttaatttgtgtgtCTCCTATAATAttccttaaatttatttataactatatacttttaaaaaagtttacagttcactaatttaaactttttatcctATT harbors:
- the LOC129953294 gene encoding probable transcriptional regulatory protein Cagg_2594, with translation MWASKLGFLWNNKLSCKIITTNCKSNLFTSSKCNAGHSKWANIRHIKALKDGQKSALFTKYARQIRLAIQDGGSSDPALNVQLRNVMDDALRKNMPMATIQNCIKKTTASKTLLKKYFLCWRFRHKVFAICALYTDNFPQLKMDLAAVLRKSGTVYIEGQHMFDEVGIIEAIANQDSISKSKSLEEFEQICTEDAIECGVEEVEVLDETKGTVNFFCDPVQLTTISQVLKERGYLVENAEHLFVPKTTVELSEDEFNAYQNFLTKVREFSGVEEIYDNVKV